In the genome of Hydrogenophaga sp. PBL-H3, the window TTCAAGCGTTTCTAGAATGGCTCAGGAACCCCTGGCTCTATCCGGTGGTTCATTCCCTTCTTCCAGAAAGATCCATCAGTGCAAAAAAACAAGGCCGAGGGTGGTAGTCCGCCCGCTGTGCGCGTCATCAAGAAGTACCCGAACCGGCGTCTGTACGACACCGATACGTCGTCGTACATCACGCTGGCCGAGGTCAAGACGCTCGTGATGGACAACGAACCCTTCGTGGTTCGTGACGCCAAGACCAACGACGACCTCACGCGCAGCATCCTGCTGCAGATCATCCTGGAGGAGGAAACTGCGGGCGTGCCCATCTTCACCGAGCAGGTGTTGGCCAACATCATTCGCTTCTACGGCCATGCCATGCAGGATTTCATGGGCGCCTACCTCGAGAAGAACGTGCAGATCTTCATGGACCTGCAGCACAAGATGACGGAGCAATCCAGCGGCGCGAATCCCGAGGCCTGGAAACAGTTCATGAACGTGCAGTCGCCCATGATGCAAGGGATGATGGGGACCTATCTGGAGCAGTCGCGCAGCGCGTTCACCCAGATGCAGGAGCAGATGCAGAAGAACAGCGAGCAGATGCTCGCAGCGCTGGGGCTCAAACGCTGAGACCTGAATCTGCGTCTTCGGTGCAGGTCTGAGACAATCGGGCGATGTCTGAAACGCTTGTCCCGGTCGCCCATGCGGCCCCCAAAGTCGGATTTGTCAGCCTGGGTTGCCCCAAGGCGTTGACCGACTCCGAACTCATCCTCACGCAACTCAGCGCCGAGGGTTACCAAACTTCCAAGACGTTTGCCGGTGCCGACCTGGTGATCGTCAACACCTGCGGCTTCATCGACGATGCCGTGCGCGAGAGTCTGGACACCATTGGCGAAGCCCTTGCCGAGAACGGCAAGGTCATCGTCACCGGCTGCCTGGGCGCTCGCGAAGGCGAGGGCGGTGGCAACCTGGTGCGCCAGATGCACCCCAGCGTGCTGGCCGTGACCGGCCCGCATGCCACGCACGAGGTGATGACCGCGGTGCACCAGCACCTGCCCAAGCCACACGACCCCTTCGTGGATCTGGTACCACCCCAAGGCATCAAGCTCACGCCGCGCCACTACGCATATCTGAAGATCAGCGAAGGCTGCAACCACCGCTGCACCTTCTGCATCATTCCGTCGATGCGTGGTGATCTGGTGAGCCGTCCGATCGGCGATGTGCTGACGGAAGCGCGCAAGTTGTTTGAATCCGGCGTC includes:
- the phaR gene encoding polyhydroxyalkanoate synthesis repressor PhaR, yielding MQKNKAEGGSPPAVRVIKKYPNRRLYDTDTSSYITLAEVKTLVMDNEPFVVRDAKTNDDLTRSILLQIILEEETAGVPIFTEQVLANIIRFYGHAMQDFMGAYLEKNVQIFMDLQHKMTEQSSGANPEAWKQFMNVQSPMMQGMMGTYLEQSRSAFTQMQEQMQKNSEQMLAALGLKR